One Helicobacter cetorum MIT 00-7128 DNA window includes the following coding sequences:
- the flgG gene encoding flagellar basal-body rod protein FlgG, protein MLRSLYSATSGMLAQQTHIDTTSNNIANVNTSGFKKQRADFNDLFYQALQYAGTNTSNTTLSPNGMEVGLGVRPSAITKMFSQGSPKETENNLDIAITGKGFFQIQMPDGTIAYTRSGNFKLDDQGNIVTSEGYLLIPQITLPQDTTQVNIGVDGTVSVTQGLQTNSAVIGQITLANFVNPAGLHSMGDNLYAITNASGDAIVGAPDSQGLGRLRQGFLELSNVRLVEEMTDLITAQRAYEANSKSIQTADAMLQTVNSLKR, encoded by the coding sequence ATGCTACGCTCTCTCTATAGTGCCACTTCTGGAATGCTTGCCCAACAAACCCATATTGATACCACCTCCAATAATATTGCCAATGTCAATACCTCAGGCTTTAAAAAACAGCGAGCAGATTTTAATGACTTGTTTTATCAAGCCTTACAATACGCTGGCACTAATACTAGCAACACCACTTTATCGCCAAATGGTATGGAAGTAGGTTTAGGCGTGCGCCCTAGCGCAATCACTAAGATGTTCTCTCAAGGTAGCCCCAAAGAAACTGAAAATAACCTAGATATTGCTATTACAGGCAAAGGCTTTTTCCAAATCCAAATGCCAGATGGCACAATAGCTTACACTAGAAGTGGGAATTTCAAGCTAGATGACCAAGGCAATATTGTTACAAGCGAGGGTTATTTGCTAATCCCTCAAATCACACTACCTCAAGACACCACGCAAGTAAATATCGGTGTAGATGGCACAGTGAGTGTTACACAAGGCTTACAAACTAATTCTGCAGTTATTGGGCAAATCACACTAGCTAATTTTGTTAATCCGGCGGGACTTCACTCTATGGGGGATAATCTCTATGCGATTACCAATGCAAGTGGCGATGCGATTGTAGGTGCGCCAGATTCTCAAGGTTTAGGGCGATTAAGACAAGGCTTTTTGGAGCTTAGCAATGTGAGATTAGTAGAAGAAATGACTGATTTAATCACTGCTCAAAGAGCTTATGAGGCCAATTCTAAAAGCATTCAAACCGCCGATGCTATGCTTCAAACGGTTAATTCACTTAAACGCTAA